A stretch of Bacillota bacterium DNA encodes these proteins:
- the flgC gene encoding flagellar basal body rod protein FlgC translates to MGMFDSFRISGSGLTAERVRMDTIANNLANANTTRTEDGGPYRRQMAVFEAVQTDSRKGQAKKVGHGVRVVGIVDDPSPPRLVYDPQHPDANADGYVEMPNINVVTEMVDLISATRAYEANITAINAAKSMALKALDIGRG, encoded by the coding sequence ATGGGTATGTTTGATTCTTTTCGAATCAGCGGTTCCGGATTAACTGCCGAACGGGTGCGGATGGATACTATTGCCAATAATCTGGCCAATGCCAACACTACCAGAACTGAAGATGGGGGTCCGTATCGGAGACAGATGGCAGTTTTCGAAGCGGTTCAAACTGACAGCCGCAAAGGACAAGCTAAAAAAGTGGGCCATGGAGTGAGGGTAGTGGGTATTGTTGATGATCCTTCTCCTCCTCGGTTAGTTTATGATCCGCAGCATCCCGATGCAAACGCCGATGGATATGTGGAAATGCCCAATATCAATGTTGTCACGGAAATGGTAGATTTAATCAGCGCAACCCGGGCATATGAAGCAAACATTACCGCAATCAACGCAGCTAAATCAATGGCATTGAAAGCGTTGGACATAGGACGCGGATAG
- the fliE gene encoding flagellar hook-basal body complex protein FliE, with the protein MKIHGEIASINQHQLPRSGNEVRNQTDFSDLLKSALSSVNDHIWQADEAAVMLASGQMEIHDALIIAEKANLALQLTMAIRNKIIEAYQEIMRMQV; encoded by the coding sequence ATGAAGATTCATGGTGAGATAGCGAGTATTAATCAGCATCAGCTGCCTCGTTCTGGGAATGAGGTTAGGAATCAGACAGATTTCAGCGACCTGCTGAAATCCGCGCTGTCATCCGTAAATGATCACATCTGGCAGGCTGACGAAGCCGCTGTTATGCTGGCTTCAGGCCAGATGGAGATTCATGACGCGCTTATTATAGCTGAGAAGGCGAATCTTGCGCTGCAGCTGACTATGGCAATCAGAAACAAAATAATCGAAGCATATCAAGAAATAATGCGGATGCAAGTTTAG
- the fliF gene encoding flagellar M-ring protein FliF, with translation METLISSLKNTWNNLSLPTRIAGGVIVLAAFISLILIAVLSGPDYQPLYTGLSLSDAAEITSTLAENGIDYSLSDNGSTILVPSDLVYQTRITLAAKGLPSGGVVGFETFNTTRLGETEADRQLRYRVALEGELTRTIRSLDEIEDARVHLVIPPSSLFVRDTQPSTASVLLRLKPGTSLSQQQIRGIAHLLATSVERLAPENITIVDTRGNVLNDFSSANGINSSAVSQRLEMKSAYEQQLAANIRAMLERVYGYGKVVALVSVDFDFDVIEQYQEIYSAPTRDGGLIRSEQRFNEYYFDDLLASGVPGVETNIPGYVQVDPEQGGVMRLESIINYELNRTEIHQSTPAGSIRNMSVSIWIDGELSQADIDAIEASVAGALGMKTDRGDYVSVAAVPFQSDFSFVSSEEVIALSSESSWLYLVIIGVLVAFLVIVILRQIRIQKSQSQLEQGIEIAAAVDEPDEELSLEEKEKVDVMRRLRQYSNERPKEFAQMIRSWLLDD, from the coding sequence ATGGAGACACTAATATCTTCGTTAAAAAACACTTGGAACAATCTATCTCTGCCTACCAGAATAGCCGGTGGCGTAATCGTTTTGGCTGCTTTTATATCCTTGATTCTAATAGCAGTGCTGTCCGGACCGGATTATCAACCCCTGTATACCGGCTTGTCCCTGTCCGATGCTGCCGAAATAACAAGTACCCTAGCAGAGAACGGAATTGATTACAGTCTCAGCGACAACGGCAGTACCATTCTGGTCCCATCTGATTTAGTCTATCAGACTCGAATCACCTTAGCAGCCAAAGGACTGCCGAGCGGTGGAGTTGTCGGATTTGAAACATTTAACACCACTCGACTGGGTGAAACAGAAGCGGATCGACAGCTGCGCTATCGTGTCGCCTTAGAAGGAGAGCTTACGCGCACGATCCGTTCTTTAGATGAAATTGAGGATGCGCGAGTCCATTTAGTAATTCCGCCCAGCAGCTTATTTGTTCGCGATACACAACCTTCGACAGCCTCAGTATTACTGCGTTTAAAACCAGGAACATCCCTCTCTCAACAGCAGATTCGTGGTATTGCTCATTTGCTGGCAACCAGTGTTGAACGGCTGGCTCCCGAAAACATCACCATTGTTGATACCCGCGGTAATGTTCTTAATGACTTTTCCAGTGCAAATGGAATTAATAGCAGCGCTGTCAGCCAGCGTCTGGAAATGAAATCCGCTTACGAGCAGCAGCTAGCGGCTAATATCCGGGCAATGCTGGAGCGGGTTTACGGTTACGGCAAAGTAGTGGCCCTGGTTAGTGTGGATTTTGATTTTGATGTTATTGAGCAGTATCAGGAGATTTATTCTGCTCCCACTCGCGATGGCGGTTTAATTCGCAGTGAACAGCGATTCAATGAGTATTACTTTGATGATCTGCTTGCCTCGGGAGTTCCCGGGGTTGAGACTAATATCCCCGGCTATGTCCAAGTCGATCCTGAGCAGGGCGGGGTTATGCGGCTGGAGTCAATCATTAACTATGAGCTCAACCGCACTGAAATCCACCAATCAACGCCTGCCGGAAGCATAAGAAATATGAGTGTTTCCATTTGGATCGATGGTGAGCTGTCTCAAGCAGATATAGATGCGATTGAAGCATCGGTGGCAGGAGCCTTAGGAATGAAAACAGACCGGGGTGACTATGTCTCGGTGGCCGCAGTGCCGTTTCAGTCTGATTTCAGTTTTGTCTCCAGCGAGGAAGTTATTGCTTTGAGCAGCGAGTCATCTTGGCTGTATCTAGTGATTATTGGCGTATTGGTGGCGTTTTTGGTAATTGTGATCTTGCGTCAAATCCGAATTCAAAAATCTCAAAGCCAACTAGAGCAGGGCATCGAGATTGCTGCTGCTGTTGATGAACCAGACGAGGAACTCTCGTTGGAAGAAAAAGAAAAAGTCGATGTAATGCGGCGTTTGCGGCAGTATTCCAACGAACGTCCAAAAGAGTTTGCTCAGATGATCAGAAGTTGGCTGTTAGATGATTAA